One region of Moraxella sp. ZY210820 genomic DNA includes:
- the rlmH gene encoding 23S rRNA (pseudouridine(1915)-N(3))-methyltransferase RlmH, protein MKIRLLTIGQKMPNWVETAFDDYFKRIQPFVQTQLVELPMAKRIKNDSPADIQKYCQIEGEAILNALKPNELLIALEVNGRELSTEKLANTMQDWTLNGQDIALAIGGPDGLSDAVRQRAEWHWSLSKLTLPHPLVRILLIEQLYRAMSINHNHPYHRA, encoded by the coding sequence ATGAAAATTCGCTTACTCACCATTGGGCAAAAAATGCCAAATTGGGTCGAAACTGCTTTTGATGATTATTTTAAACGCATACAACCCTTTGTACAAACACAACTGGTTGAATTACCAATGGCAAAACGCATTAAAAATGACTCCCCTGCCGATATTCAAAAATATTGTCAAATTGAAGGCGAAGCCATTCTCAATGCCTTAAAACCCAATGAATTATTGATTGCTTTAGAAGTCAATGGTCGAGAGTTAAGCACTGAAAAACTCGCTAATACTATGCAAGATTGGACATTAAATGGACAAGATATTGCTCTTGCGATTGGAGGTCCTGATGGTTTATCGGACGCGGTTCGCCAACGTGCAGAATGGCATTGGTCATTATCTAAACTCACACTTCCCCACCCTTTAGTGCGTATTTTACTGATTGAGCAGTTATATCGTGCGATGAGTATCAATCATAACCACCCATATCATCGAGCTTAA
- a CDS encoding ABC transporter ATP-binding protein yields MTTALTLTDLSKTYKNGFQALKSINLSVEQGDFYALLGANGAGKSTTISIISSLIPKTSGSVQIFGYDLDTQASQAKQHLGVVPQEFNFGHFEKTFDILVTQAGFYGIDKKTAEQRAEYYLQKLGLWDKRSTQARLLSGGMKRRLMIARALMHQPQLLILDEPTAGVDIELRRSMWDFLIELNQQGTSIILTTHYLEEAEMLCRKIAIIDGGEIKQDCAMKDFLNQLSVESFIFDLAEPIHHLNVDEVNQIDGLEFHIVDSMTLEVRMDKQHQLNDLFSLFQSLNIQVKSMRNKANRLEELFVNLVEKKS; encoded by the coding sequence ATGACTACTGCTTTAACATTAACTGACTTATCAAAAACTTATAAAAATGGTTTTCAAGCCTTAAAAAGTATCAATTTATCCGTTGAACAAGGTGATTTTTACGCTTTATTAGGAGCGAATGGTGCTGGAAAATCAACCACTATTAGTATTATTAGTTCTTTAATCCCTAAAACATCAGGTTCGGTACAGATTTTTGGTTACGATTTAGATACACAGGCATCGCAAGCTAAACAACATTTAGGTGTTGTGCCACAAGAGTTTAATTTTGGGCATTTTGAAAAAACTTTTGATATTCTAGTAACTCAAGCGGGTTTTTATGGCATTGATAAAAAAACTGCCGAACAACGTGCTGAATATTATCTACAAAAACTTGGTTTATGGGATAAACGTAGTACCCAAGCTCGATTATTATCAGGGGGTATGAAACGCCGTTTAATGATTGCTCGGGCGTTAATGCATCAACCACAATTGTTGATATTAGATGAGCCAACCGCAGGCGTTGATATTGAATTACGCCGTTCAATGTGGGATTTTTTAATCGAACTCAATCAACAAGGTACATCGATTATTTTAACCACGCATTATTTAGAAGAAGCAGAAATGTTGTGCCGTAAAATTGCGATTATTGATGGTGGTGAAATTAAACAAGATTGTGCGATGAAAGATTTTCTCAATCAATTATCTGTTGAATCATTTATTTTTGATTTAGCTGAACCTATCCATCATTTAAATGTTGATGAAGTGAATCAAATTGATGGTTTAGAATTTCATATTGTTGATAGTATGACTTTAGAAGTGAGAATGGATAAACAACATCAACTCAATGATTTATTTAGTTTATTTCAATCACTCAATATTCAAGTCAAAAGTATGCGAAATAAAGCCAATCGTTTAGAAGAATTATTTGTCAATCTGGTGGAGAAAAAATCATGA
- a CDS encoding ABC transporter permease translates to MNSTQLWVAFSTLLRKEIRRFMRIWPQTLLPPAITMSLYFVIFGQMVGSRIGDMGGFSYMQFIVPGLIMMAVITNSYNNVCSSFFSAKFQRSIEELITSPTPTHIIILGYVIGGVARGLAVGVIVTLLSLFFTHLQIYNIAVIIYSVLVTSVLFSIAGLINAIYAKSFDDISIIPTFVLTPLTYLGGVFYAISQLSPFWQTVSLLNPIIYMVNAFRFGILGHSDVNVWLSLLIMTIVCGLFYSVAYYLLKNGTGIRD, encoded by the coding sequence ATGAATTCAACACAATTATGGGTGGCATTCTCCACATTATTACGCAAAGAAATTCGCCGTTTTATGCGAATTTGGCCACAAACATTATTACCTCCTGCTATTACCATGAGTTTATATTTTGTGATTTTTGGACAAATGGTCGGCTCTCGTATTGGTGATATGGGCGGTTTTAGCTATATGCAATTTATCGTCCCAGGTTTAATTATGATGGCGGTCATTACCAATAGTTATAATAATGTTTGCTCTAGCTTTTTTAGTGCAAAATTTCAACGTAGTATTGAAGAGTTAATTACTAGTCCAACGCCAACACATATTATTATTTTAGGTTATGTGATTGGTGGTGTGGCTCGTGGTTTAGCTGTTGGTGTGATTGTTACATTATTAAGTTTGTTTTTTACACATCTACAAATTTATAATATTGCTGTCATTATCTATAGTGTATTAGTGACATCAGTTTTATTTTCCATTGCTGGTTTAATTAATGCCATTTATGCAAAATCATTTGATGATATTTCTATTATCCCGACTTTTGTTTTGACACCATTAACCTATTTAGGTGGTGTATTCTATGCAATCAGTCAGTTAAGTCCTTTTTGGCAAACCGTATCATTATTAAATCCTATTATCTATATGGTTAATGCGTTTCGTTTTGGTATTTTAGGACATAGTGATGTGAATGTGTGGTTATCATTATTGATTATGACCATTGTATGTGGTTTATTTTATAGCGTTGCTTATTATTTATTGAAAAATGGTACAGGAATTAGAGACTAA
- the queF gene encoding NADPH-dependent 7-cyano-7-deazaguanine reductase QueF (Catalyzes the NADPH-dependent reduction of 7-cyano-7-deazaguanine (preQ0) to 7-aminomethyl-7-deazaguanine (preQ1) in queuosine biosynthesis): MSVDLSLLGKETQYPKQYAPDVLFPITRAESRKAYADIPHIHQGMDWWHVFELSWLNGNGQPQVAIARLHIPASSPYLIESKSLKLYFNSLNFKSFHHADELVKLVEQDLSKAAQASVKVELFSVDDLKISQPDGICIDHLSANKIEYQPNAKLLALENHLSNDKVEELLYSHLLRSNCPVTNQPDWGTVFIRYQGQKISHSALLSYIISYREHNGFHEQCVEHIFADIWRELKPEKLMVYACYTRRGGLDINPCRTSDLNWLVKPIRLARQ, from the coding sequence ATGTCAGTTGATTTATCTTTATTGGGCAAAGAGACCCAATATCCTAAACAATATGCACCCGATGTATTATTTCCGATTACTCGGGCAGAAAGTCGTAAAGCGTATGCCGATATTCCCCATATTCATCAAGGTATGGATTGGTGGCACGTGTTTGAATTATCATGGTTAAATGGCAATGGACAACCACAAGTGGCGATTGCTCGGTTACATATTCCAGCATCATCACCCTATTTAATTGAGTCAAAATCATTAAAATTGTATTTTAATAGTTTAAATTTTAAATCATTTCATCATGCCGATGAACTAGTAAAACTGGTTGAGCAAGATTTATCAAAGGCAGCTCAAGCATCAGTCAAGGTCGAATTATTTTCTGTTGATGATTTAAAAATTTCTCAACCTGATGGTATTTGTATCGACCATTTGTCTGCCAATAAAATTGAATATCAACCGAATGCAAAATTATTAGCTTTGGAAAATCATTTATCCAATGATAAGGTTGAAGAATTATTGTATTCACATTTATTACGCAGTAATTGCCCTGTAACGAATCAACCTGATTGGGGAACAGTTTTTATTCGTTATCAAGGACAAAAAATAAGTCATTCGGCATTACTGTCTTATATTATTTCTTACCGTGAGCATAATGGTTTTCATGAACAATGTGTCGAACATATTTTTGCCGATATTTGGCGTGAATTAAAGCCTGAAAAATTGATGGTTTATGCCTGTTATACTCGGCGTGGTGGTTTAGATATTAACCCATGTCGTACATCAGATTTAAATTGGTTAGTCAAACCGATTCGCTTAGCTAGACAATAG